One part of the Amaranthus tricolor cultivar Red isolate AtriRed21 chromosome 16, ASM2621246v1, whole genome shotgun sequence genome encodes these proteins:
- the LOC130802879 gene encoding probable transcriptional regulatory protein At2g25830 translates to MRASSSSIRALGTILHRFATATTTALFKSHFSSVPSPYSYHSRYGRIWKRFSSASPSSSNLWNSQLHLYNEYYEPCSSVRKIWTFSPLCMGRRACKIADRKGAQNLKKMKLYSKIGKEVVSAVKKGGTNPVSNTVLAGVIEKAKELDVPREIVERNIKKASDKGQEAFIEKAYEVYGFGGVGFVVEVSTDKVNRSVAAIREVVKDCGGKMADSGSVVFRFRRARIVNVKVSDADKDQLLEIALDAGAEDVIEPPDNEDDSEEDQSERCYKIVSSPEGYSGILSKLRDEGISFEPDSGYELLPITPIEVDDEAMALNKELMSELLALNDVDAVYMDQK, encoded by the exons ATGAgagcttcatcttcttcaattcgAGCATTAGGCACTATTCTTCATAGATTCGCAACTGCAACAACCACAGCTTTATTCAAATCCCATTTTTCTTCCGTTCCTTCTCCTTACT CTTATCATTCAAGGTATGGTAGGATTTGGAAAAGATTCTCATCAGCTTCTCCATCATCATCAAATTTGTGGAATTCACAATTACATTTATATAATGAATATTATGAACCATGTTCTTCTGTAAGAAAGATTTGGACTTTCTCTCCTCTTTGCATGGGTAGGCGCGCCTGCAAAATTGCCGACAGAAAG GGGGCTCAAAATCTAAAGAAGATGAAGCTGTATTCAAAGATTGGTAAGGAAGTTGTATCTGC TGTGAAAAAAGGAGGTACAAATCCTGTATCTAATACTGTTCTGGCTGGTGTGATTGAGAAGGCTAAGGAGCTTGATGTCCCCAGGGAGATTGTTGAGCGCAATATTAAGAAAGCCTCTGATAAGGGACAAGAGGCTTTTATTGAAAAAGCCTACGAG GTATATGGTTTTGGTGGCGTTGGCTTCGTTGTTGAGGTCTCAACAGATAAGGTAAACAGATCAGTAGCCGCAATTAGGGAGGTGGTGAAAGACTGTGGTGGAAAGATGGCAGATTCGGGCTCTGTTGTATTTAGGTTTAGGCGTGCTAGGATTGTAAATGTGAAAGTCAGTGACGCTGACAAAGACCAGCTTCTTGAAATTGCCTTGGATGCTGGTGCTGAGGATGTGATAGAACCTCCAGATAACGAAGATGACTCTGAAGAAGATCAGTCTGAGAG GTGCTACAAAATTGTAAGTTCACCAGAAGGTTACTCTGGTATACTATCAAAGCTTCGTGACGAAGGAATAAGTTTTGAGCCTGATAGTGGATATGAGCTACTTCCAATAACCCCTATTGAG
- the LOC130802880 gene encoding protein unc-13 homolog — protein MALLFRDRSSMGDSRREATPPPSSPLPSQPPSSSLSSPFVTDLTPSLSLLDLRSTAYEIFVAASRTSSGKTLSSASNSSPTSATSAAIATNGGSNSGGLQRSLTSTAASRVKKGLKSLTSSSLGLKKSSNGSPGSQISHNSPNKKPLTVGELMRVQMRVSETADSRIRKAFLRIAASQLGKRIDNLVLPLELLQQLKSSDFTDQQEYDAWQKRNLRVLEAGLILHPYQPIGKADASSQQLQKIIHGALERPIETGKNNESMQVLRSAVVALACKAADGLSDSCHWADGFPLNLCLYEMLLEACFDVNDESSIIEEVDELMDLIKKTWPILGINQLLHNLCFTWVLFNRFIATGQVESDLLSAVDGQLEEVAKDAKTTKDSVYSKFLSATLTSILGWVERRLLAYHDTFDNVNINTMPNIVSIGISAAKILVEDISHEYRRKRKSEVAVARSRIDTYIRSSLRTAFAQMMEKADSSRRASKNQPHPLPVLAILAKDVGELAAHEKKVFSPILKRWHPLAAGVAVATLHACYGNELKQFISSITELTPDAVEILRAADKLEQDLVQTAVEDSVDSDDGGKAVIREMPPYEAQAAIANLVKVWMKMRLDRMKERVERNIQAEVWNPRAIQDGLAPSAVEVLRVVDDILDAFFQLPIPMHPALLPDLIAGLDRCLKYYTSKAKSGCGSRNTFLPTMPALTRCPIGSKLGVFKKKDKPLNSLRKSSQVAVNGEAASGVPQLCVRINTLHKIRSELEVVEKRIITLLRNCESACEEDFSGGLGKKFDMTPAACVDAIQQLSEAVAYKLVFHDLSHVLWDNLYVGDASSSRIEPFLQELEQNLLIISDTVNERIRTRIITDIMRASYDGFLLVLLAGGPYRAFSCQDFKIIEDDFKALKDLFWADGDGLPIDIINKYSSTAREVLPLFNTDTESLIERFRRVIIEAYGSSAKTKFPLPPTSGEWNPTEPNTLLRVLCHRNDDTASKFLRKTYNLPKKL, from the exons ATGGCGCTCCTTTTCAGAGACAGGAGCTCCATGGGAGATTCACGTAGAGAAGCTACACCTCCACCTTCATCTCCATTACCATCTCAACCACCTTCTTCTTCTCTCTCTTCACCTTTCGTCACCGACCTCACTCCCTCCCTCTCTCTCCTTGACCTTCGTTCCACCGCCTACGAAATCTTCGTTGCCGCTTCTCGAACTTCCTCTGGAAAAACCCTTTCTTCTGCTTCGAACTCCTCCCCTACTTCTGCCACTTCTGCCGCAATAGCTACCAATGGCGGCTCGAATTCCGGTGGATTGCAACGGTCGTTAACTTCAACGGCGGCGAGTAGAGTGAAGAAAGGGTTGAAATCGTTAACTTCGTCGAGTTTAGGGTTGAAGAAAAGTAGTAATGGTAGTCCAGGGTCACAGATTAGTCACAATAGCCCTAATAAAAAACCTTTAACGGTTGGTGAGCTTATGAGGGTTCAGATGAGAGTTTCTGAAACTGCTGATTCTAGAATTCGTAAAGCTTTTCTCAGAATCGCTGCTTCTCAG CTTGGAAAACGTATTGATAATTTGGTTTTACCACTGGAGCTTTTACAACAGCTTAAGTCGTCAGACTTTACTGATCAACAAGAATATGATGCATGGCAAAAACGAAATTTGAGAGTGCTTGAAGCCGGTCTTATATTACATCCTTATCAGCCAATTGGTAAAGCTGATGCGAGCTCCCAACAATTGCAAAAGATAATTCATGGAGCTTTGGAGAGGCCGATAGAGACAGGGAAAAACAATGAATCAATGCAGGTTCTTCGTAGTGCTGTAGTGGCTTTGGCTTGCAAAGCGGCTGATGGATTGTCAGATTCTTGTCATTGGGCGGATGGGTTCCCCCTCAATCTCTGTCTCTATGAGATGTTGCTTGAAGCGTGCTTTGATGTTAATGATGAATCTTCAATTATTGAAGAAGTGGATGAACTTATGGACCTTATCAAGAAAACGTGGCCTATTCTTGGCATTAACCAATTATTGCATAACCTCTGTTTTACATGGGTTCTGTTTAATCGTTTTATTGCTACTGGTCAAGTTGAAAGTGATCTCCTGTCTGCAGTTGATGGTCAGCTAGAAGAAGTAGCAAAAGATGCTAAGACAACAAAGGATTCCGTATATTCCAAGTTCTTGAGTGCaacactaacttctattttgGGTTGGGTGGAAAGAAGACTGCTTGCATATCATGACACGTTTGATAATGTAAATATTAATACCATGCCTAATATAGTTTCTATTGGGATATCTGCGGCTAAAATATTAGTTGAAGATATATCTCATGAGTACCGTAGAAAGAGGAAAAGTGAAGTTGCTGTGGCTCGTAGCAGAATCGATACATACATCCGGTCATCACTTCGCACTGCATTCGCTCAG ATGATGGAGAAGGCGGATTCAAGTCGGAGAGCATCAAAGAATCAGCCACACCCTCTTCCTGTTCTTGCGATCCTTGCTAAAGATGTCGGTGAGCTTGCTGCTCATGAGAAGAAAGTATTCAGTCCAATATTGAAGAGATGGCATCCTTTGGCTGCTGGTGTTGCGGTTGCAACCCTCCATGCTTGCTATGGCAATGAATTAAAGCAATTCATTTCAAGTATAACGGAGTTGACACCTGATGCTGTGGAAATCTTGAGAGCAGCTGACAAGTTGGAGCAAGATCTCGTGCAAACAGCGGTCGAAGATTCAGTGGATAGCGACGATGGTGGTAAGGCAGTCATCCGTGAGATGCCTCCGTATGAGGCTCAAGCTGCTATAGCCAATTTGGTCAAAGTTTGGATGAAAATGAGACTGGATAGAATGAAGGAACGGGTTGAAAGGAACATACAAGCAGAG GTTTGGAATCCACGTGCCATCCAAGACGGACTTGCACCTTCTGCCGTTGAGGTTCTGCGGGTCGTAGATGATATTTTGGATGCATTCTTTCAACTGCCTATTCCAATGCATCCAGCACTGCTCCCCGACTTGATAGCTGGTCTTGACCGATGCTTAAAATACTACACAAGCAAAGCTAAATCTGGCTGTG GATCACGAAATACATTTCTACCAACTATGCCAGCTTTGACAAGATGTCCCATTGGGTCAAAATTAggtgtttttaagaaaaaagataAACCTTTGAATTCTCTGAGAAAAAGCTCTCAAGTTGCTGTGAATGGGGAGGCTGCATCTGGAGTGCCACAGCTTTGCGTGCGGATAAACACCTTGCACAAAATCCGGTCAGAGTTGGAAGTTGTGGAGAAAAGAATAATCACCCTCTTGAGGAATTGTGAGTCTGCTTGTGAAGAAGACTTTTCAGGTGGCTTAGGAAAAAAGTTTGATATGACACCAGCAGCCTGTGTAGATGCTATCCAACAACTTTCAGAGGCTGTGGCTTACAAACTTGTCTTCCACGATTTAAGCCATGTCTTGTGGGATAATTTATATGTTGGAGATGCATCATCATCGAGAATTGAGCCTTTCCTGCAGGAGCTAGAGCAGAACTTATTAATCATATCAGATACTGTAAACGAAAGGATACGAACACGAATTATCACAGACATCATGAGAGCTTCATACGATGGATTCTTATTAGTGTTGCTTGCTGGGGGGCCTTACCGTGCCTTCTCGTGTCAGGATTTTAAGATCATAGAGGACGATTTTAAAGCACTTAAAGACCTCTTTTGGGCTGATGGTGATGGGTTGCCTATTGatataattaacaaatattcatcTACGGCAAGAGAAGTTCTTCCTCTCTTTAACACTGATACAGAATCTCTCATTGAACGTTTCAGACGTGTGATTATAGAAGCTTATGGTTCTTCTGCGAAGACCAAGTTTCCACTACCTCCTACTTCCGGTGAATGGAATCCAACAGAACCAAA